The window CCGAGGACTTGCAGAAATAGATGTTGACCTGCCTGGCGTCGGACAACACTCGCCGTGCACCAAAAACTTTCAACGGGCAAGCCACGAACTTCCCGGAGCTTGTGGGTGGTGCAGGAGCAACCATGCAGCAGCCTGCCAATAGGAGGGGAGTGGGGGGGCCGAGCTCTCCGTCCGCCAACCATTTATAGACTCTGCTGCAACAGCCACGTTGTTAATGAAtcggctacttggaacaaaaagttcaaagtagtactgggtatggtgatcccgtagtggacttgcgtggtacaggagcggggctgtgtctgATTAAGGATTAGCCCGAGAGGTTGTGGCAACAGCCACAACTCTCGGGCTAATAAAGCCAGCCTTCACCACACCAGTTGCTGGCCCCAAACACCGTTAATAGTAGTCTTCGCACTTAAACGCCTGGCAGAAATTATGGctaaataaaactaaaaaaaaaatcctaagacTTCTAATACGCTGCTAATGGTCTACCAACATTCGATGATCTTGAGCTCCCCATGACTACAGACGGCTTCAACCACTGCCACAGCTACCACTTAAGCTACTAATACCACTTGAGCCTCTGACATCACCATCTCTCCAGATGCACTGGCAGACCTCCTGTCTGCTGACGCCCACCCTCTGCAACCTGCATcagttcctgcaccaccaccacccactccagACGCTCTATAGCTCCCCAGCATGTCTCAACCGACTCGATGCAAACTTCTCCACTACTAGCAAAAGCTTGTTCGTCACCTGACCTCCGCTTATCTGATTATACTGCCTCTGAGGTTGAAGTTCACTCACCCGAGGCATCGAACCTCTCCAGCTATGCAAGACCAGACTGTAACGAGGCAAAACTGCTTATGGATCTCCTAAATTTAGAAAATTTACCAGCCAAATCTGCAAGTACTGAAGAACTTGGATAAATATCCAGAATGGACTAATGTGAGCGGCGTTCCTGTAATTGCCATCCTGAGTGCGACAAGTCCACTCTTCTACCAAACCTCGTCTCTCTCCTGACCTACAGGACCTAAAAGCTCACCGTATGTAGCTACGACAACAGAGGAAGATATTGATCATGGAGAGCCGCAAAAACAAAGACTGAAGACACAATCACCACCTAGAATGGAAATGCACCGCCACTGCTGCCCCCTTCCTGACCCGACTCAAAGCCTAGCTAGTTGTTCCAGCATAGATTCCACAGCTGGGTTAAGCCCTGGCTCTTTCTCTACAACTTCAGCACTTCCTCTCGCCGACTTCTCTTAAACTGTCCCCAGTTCAAGGCTTGCCCTAATGGTTATCTAATCCTGTATATTATTGATATTGAGGGCACTAATCatactattgattggtcttctacAGTCTTAACTGCATCTGTGATGGGAAGAGGCATTGTTTACTCggctgtgatacacaacatacccaacattaaCTGTGTTGCTGTCGACTCTTCTATTTCACAGTACTGTACatagtcactcactcactcacctcctTAACAAACTTGAACAGACTCGTGCTATTAACTTTTTCTTAACTGCTCTGCTCGTTTCTAGTCTCGCTTACCTTGGGTATGTGTCCCTTCCTCTATCACaagttgataatggtccacgacggacagaAACGTAGTATTTTAATTTTGATGTGTGGCTTGGTCCTTGCATTCAGCCACGTTGTGAATCGTCGCCTGCAAGTCAACTCATTTGTTCACTTGCACGTTTTAACTCTTTTTTCCAGAATTGCTATTTTTTTCTTTACGTGTCCCTAGATTCTCCATCTCTCCCTTTCCCAGGCCCACAGACTGATCCTGGCTATGGGTTCCCCCGTCCTGGAAGCAATGATGTATGGGCCGCTGGCTACTCATGGCGATCTCGCCCTCAACGCAGACCCGTTTGAAGTCTTCATCTTCTTACTGAATTATCTCTATTTGGACGAAATTAATTTACCAGACTTGGATATGGCTATGCGTGTTTACCATCTCGCTCACAAGTACCAAGTAGACACGCTGTCGGAGGCATGCTCGAAGGTAAGGAGGCTGTTGGGAtgaagtgggtggtggtgtatatGAAGATTGAGGGCTTGATAGATTAAAGTTAAGTGATTTTTTCCCCCTTGCAGTACCTGGTGGACGAGGTGCAGCCGGAGACGGTCCCAAGGATCTTTGACACGGCTATGCTTTTGGAAGATAATTTTGTGCTGCAGCGTTGCATAGAGGTCTGTGCTACACCCTACTTCTTTATGAAGTATTGGTGATAGTGAATACATAAGATTTTATATTTTGATAAAGCAATTCTTATTGCTAGTTTATTTAACTTTAAAATCTCTACATGATcgtggaaactctgcccataaccCAACATTTGTACGCACCTTTATCAGTTTCATGTATAGGTTTCGCTTTTCTGGTAGCCTAAAACTTGCCTAGATCTTTATCTCGTGTTTTTGTAGATTAGTAATAAATTATAGTATGAAACGGTTCAGATTAATTCTAATAAGGTTATTGCTTGCATATAACTAATCTTTTATTTTGAAAGGGACGAATTGCTCTTCTACGTAAAGTGTAGAACTGCTCTTGCTTACTCGCCTAGCAAGAGTTGAGTTGCCCCAAAAGTAATTTAATTCTTCTAGTTAATGCTCCTTCTCATAACAGTTAATATGGCTTGATACGACTAGTGTTCCCAGAGTGCTTTATCTTGGCACACGTGAACTCTGCCATCTTAATCTTCCCGACAACAAATATTGCACAAACAATGCGACCATATTGATCTAAATATCCTATCCGGCAAAGTTATTTGCTTACCAATTACAATACCAGATTAATATTTTTCATACATTTTCATTTATCAAAAGTGAATTCCCATAGTCTTACATAATAAACTTTTTTTAATCCTAAAAATTCTCATTTCGGGCGGTAGTTGAGCAGAATTTGAAAGTTTTTATAATTTTAATGAATGTGGACAAATGGACTGAAATAGTGGAGACTTTGGGTTCTCGGAATCCTTTAATGCTGCTAATCTAGCCATTTTTGCTCCAGTGTTGGTATCTTGAGTGATAATTAACACTTTGAATGTACTGGATCATCCCACAACTTGTCAGCCCTTAGACTTGCTGTGGAGGCTCCTGGGATCGGTATGAATTAGTCTGGAAGGTGATGAAATACTCTTAGAGAATCTTTAAAACTTTAACCTTTATATTCCTCAATGATACAAAGTAACAATGATTACATAACTTATGGTAGTTTACGACGTGACTCgtattttaataaattcagttggtTATAAACTGGTACAGCACTTGTTAAATTTAGTTTTTTCGTAAATGGTGAAAGGGGGTAAAATTAGTTTGAAAACTTCCCCGAGTTTTGTCGGCAAATAACTTGAAATTTAACTAGAAATAGATGCAAAAAAGGCTTGGATGTTCCACATAATGTTATTGAGAAACTGAATAGATACGTAACGTCAGTTTCTCTGAAATCTATTGACTTTTCAGGAAAACATTTATTTGATTAATGCCAATTCTTGCAAAAATAGTTCATTTAATTACACAACTGTTACTATGTAAGATACTTTGGACCGAATTTACAGAAGCGTTTTCCTGCTGTAAATTTGTTTTATTACTAAAATTTCCAATCGGCTATTTGTGGAATGCAATGTTGATTTTCAGTCTTTTTATATTCCCGCTCTAAAGTAGTTCGTAATTTATTATCAGTAATCTGTTCCGTTATATTGCTACCATCACATCATGCAATGAAATGGGTTTAAAGGTACAATTTTTTTGGAAAGCTTGACTGGAAAATTTGCTGAAATTCCCTCTGCTTATTAGTCGACGTTAACTATATCTAATCTTAGCAATATTTACTTAGGTGCCAGTTACATTTAGGCCCTTGTAACTGTTGTAGCTTAATGAGGCCTATATTTGGATTATCCAGAGTAACTTCATGAAAATGTGAACTCTCATTTGTCCCGCTGAACATGGGTTCACTCGGTGATGGATTCAGAGGCTATTATATATAACTGATGTTGTGGCAGCTGCTGGTGGTGTCCCCGGAGAGGGTGCTACAGTCTCGAGACGTGTCTCACCTTGGGAGGTCGTCCTTGTGGCACATCTTGACCCACCCGAGGCTCTGCGTCTCCTCGGAGACTATAATCTTCAACGCCGTTATCAACTGGTGAGTCGATCTAACGTTGTATAGCTTAACCATACACTTGTATGGGTACCCAACCATATCCTTTATATCTACCTATACTTTTTTAAACTCCCAAAATCTATATAGTGTAAATTTCCATTGGCAAAAACTTTATTATTCACACCACATAAGATAACTCAATTTTTTCGGTAGGTTTGATAGGGAAGGTTGATTCTCCTTATCTGATCTCATCCTACACTCGGCCTTCATCTCGCCATACTGGATGCTGCCCTAAGATTGCATTCATTTATTTTTTACttgtatacaagagttcttaaattcttgtacagccactagcacgcataggatttcgggaaggtccttaatcctatgttccctggaatacgtccCCCGCCAAATAgttaaccaggtacctattttactgttggatgaacagaggctacagttaattaCTTGCGCCCGAGTAACTGTATACTATACTCGTTtataaagggggggagggggggctgtaTAAACTTGTCTGCCTCCTTACGCTTTTGCGTGTTGTATTCCATCTTGTCTTggcccgtctttcccctgagctcagtTTCCCTTGTTATAGCCGTTAGGAATTTTATCTCCTCAGTTTCCCTTatggaatgctagccttttgtttTCCCATATCTTTCTTAGTACTTTAACCCTtcctcgaccagatactcaaatgtcggtacactgtgatcgctcattcctaatgGGTTCTCGAAgtaaatttcccttatgtcggagtcattcataGTGAGGACTAGGTTTGGTtcatcgctggttcatcgttatcCCCTCATTCAGTTCCTTGACAGGCTGGATTAAGTATTTTGTtgccacctccactagtttgactctccatgtatcctctcctccatacggttccttgttctcccagtctatccttccgtgattgaagtccccccccccccccctccatgatgagcagatgggatctaattCTACAGGCagtagaggctgccctctcaattacatTAATAACTGCCattttgtcatactcttgcctgggtcttctgtcgtttggtggagcaGTTGTATATcaatgctactactactcttggtcctcccatcgccatggtgcctgttatgtagtctctgatccCCACACAGCCTGGGATAACAATCTCCTTAACTCTAATCCTTTCTCAAGAgttgggccactctgcctcctcccctaccctccctctttccttattacagtcctggggaaacacagcattcgttatgattcccgaGAGTTTTGTTCTTGAGAGTCCAATTACATCCGGGTTTACTTCTGGTGTTCCTTCCCTAAGTTCAGTTGCCTTGCATGTAATACCATCTATGGTAGAGTACATTGAAGCAGACTCTTTTTTGTTAATCCTCAGTTTGTAGATTTCACTGCTGTAGGTAAACATGGAGGATCTGGGATGGGGAGGGGACCTGGGTTGAGGGGTGCTGGGAAGATCTGGTTTGGAGAGGGTGGGAGTGAAGGGAGGTAAGCCTAGTACTGTGACGATGCTCTTGCATAATGACTGTGAATAGCTGCTCTGTTTTAGTAGAGTTGATCCTGAACGACTGATCTCGAATAGCTATGCAACACTGAGTTTAAAGTAGTTATTTCGGCATTAATGCATGTTCTTGTGCGTACATAAATTGTTCAAATTTTCAGGGGAACGGAGAACATGGACACAGAATCAAATGCATCGCCAGTCTCGCAAGACGTAGAGGAAGAGCACGGCAATTATTTGGAACTTGCCAACCCTGGCCAGGATAGAGAGCAGCTGGGGTCAGGTGTTGCAAGCGGTGCAGAGGGTTTTGTGCTGAAATTATTCAACAGGAGACTGCGGCAGACTGTGGAAGAGTTTCTACCACTGGTGCGGTTCCTAAACATGACCTTACACGAGATGGTGACCTGCGTTTTCCCTTCAGGCATCCTCACAGGAGACGAGAGCGTCGCCCTTGTCTTAAACTTAAAGGGGAAGCACTCTGCCCTGCCCTATTTCGTCTCTCAGACAACAGTCGGTAAGAGAGAGAGTTCAATGAAGACGACCGTTCTGTCTTCTCTAAATTCGGCTTACGGCTCCAGCACTCAATTCACGTTCCATAATCAAGTGACTGTCAATTTGCTAAGGAATTTTATGACTACTAGAACAGTCTCGTTAGTCAAAATCTCTGCGATATGCACAGTAAGTTTACAAGAAGGTGTAGTGAATATTTGGAACTCTGCAAACGAAATTGTTGGTAGAGGAACTTGGCAAGGGACATCCTGTAGCTTCAGACGACCAGTCAGACTACTGCCAACGAAGGCGTACACGATATCACTGACTCTGCGCGACGCGATGTCTTCAACAGGCGCCAATAATGTCGTGTCAGTAACGCACCAAGGTACGGGGTTCTCTGGTCAGACGTTATGCAATGGCAAAATTGTAATAGATTATTACTTGACTGATGATGACACACGACGCTCGATGTAACTGCGAAACTTGCAGCTAAAGTCCTTTGACACTTTTATTGGCGATTTTAAATTTTTAATCTACGTTTAGTGATATTGTATAAGCCTCATTACTGTAGGAAAGAAGGTTTATAAATTTTGTCGGGTGACAAGGACGGTGCTCGCATAAGTGTTTATTAACAGAAAACTATGAAATGTTACCAGAAAGACGTAAATTTGTTGTAAATACGTGACTAATCTCCAGACGGCAGATTACAAATTTTATATTTTTGTGTGTAGTGTTTTATGGGTTAGTTCCCCCTTGTTCAGCCCGTTGTTgctgtgaggggggcttagtgggcggctgccggagtgtgatgctccttgggacagtcctctgttcttttgtagccttgtgctcctgctgctgtcctctctaattgtgctgaacaacttttccttttccttctgtttcgtttttctcccccctcttctcctatctgcttgtcgtttcctgccaaccttttgcttgttttggttattcctttggacctctattttgatgcccaggtgcttgaggaggcatactcttgcacccgtagaactgtagtacgtcTCGTCTACCTAAAGGCACCtctcgtctcgagcgaggggtacCTTTAGTCAAtctccctttcgtcactgaaccccatctcgacggactgacggttcttaaggtggtggtATTCTTTTGTGGGgcgtagcttcttgttgggtgtcctacctctaattgtggctccatggtgggtgtcggggcacattcgtgagtgaaagtGGTTTCTTCTCGTATCTGTTGTTGAATGTCcctcttgtaccctctcaggctcgtggggtgggcgaccaagcccccgagtcagactgtattggaagaccaggctctgtagcccctgctgcgttgggccccgaccttgcttctCCTTTGGCCTCTGCCTACTCccatcggctcccctccctctgtggttgggttgggAGTCTTCTGTCCAACAGtgcggctttcagtagcaatattttaaccagatagggtttgttttggtGTGCCTCCCTTTCTGGGAGGGACTCCCATTGGCTCCCCAagccccccagtggtgactaccttgtcccctggcacggctcggtCCCTAGttaactactgtgccttttaaccaCACTCTGGGGgtactcaacgccgtcctcgataCGGCCGCACTGgctcgattccttcccattcTGATGCCTATCAAGCCTCGTTCGGTCCTgcatcgtgggccaaatactttgctctcctcctccttgattctacgcctcctggcgatttctcccttcataggcaccttgttgattccgtggatgcctctgtcaccttcaactccacccgtctcggtacacgtgtcgttgctgttcCTTCTTGGGATGCGGCCTCCCGATTGGCtgctttatcctgccttggcgagataaAGCAAAGGTCTCAAAagcgttcgggtctcaaagaacgcttggttgaatgccagtgttggcactattctcctcccgcctcatgttgcaaccggtgttcggaatctgcaggactgccacgatgatacccggcatatccttgaggcccaaggccattctgtcctccagataTAAAAGTTTCCTCATCCCccgcgtggtcgtcgccgtcaaccccttcgggttgtgaagattacttttgatggtaggacccttccaccctctgtcattcttgctggtgccaggtgctcagtccaagagtacattccctctcctaggctttgtaacaagttctggaggtttgggcatggcgccctccgctgctctgggactgtctgttCTTTGTGTGGGGGCAAAGGTCaccaagtcggagtgcacttctccccaggcttgctgcctcaactgcggtgaggcccatccaacCTTCTCCCGTgcttgtatccattacaagcttgaggcagccgtcctcaacttgaagcaccgggagcgtttatctttatcTGAGGGGAGGCGCTAGGTTCGCCGGCTCCAgccttatgctaatgtctcttatgctcgcgtgttgtgctcttcctctcctcgtccttcccaccttcctcactcgcaaccgtttctgggcctttgaccctgatacgcccactgccccctcctctgttcctttgagttctgtcccgaagggtccccctcctggtcctctgtctggggttccccttctttgtacccggtctgtcatgtctcctgtgtcttcttcctcgtctccctacgATCCTCCTTCTTATCCTTCTCCTTCGTctgttgactctccccgccgcctgtcggtgtgggctgatgttcatcgctctccaaacggtcgTCGTGTGCTATCGtgaagcttctcctgttgagacgctagaatccgttgcccagtacgtagttgctggaaca is drawn from Procambarus clarkii isolate CNS0578487 chromosome 90, FALCON_Pclarkii_2.0, whole genome shotgun sequence and contains these coding sequences:
- the LOC123746460 gene encoding BTB/POZ domain-containing protein 2 isoform X2, giving the protein MLLASPGAVVTRMAEASHHSNGQPWQCRLGTNRDRISLLLTTGNLSDVTLVFSNNTHIKAHRLILAMGSPVLEAMMYGPLATHGDLALNADPFEVFIFLLNYLYLDEINLPDLDMAMRVYHLAHKYQVDTLSEACSKYLVDEVQPETVPRIFDTAMLLEDNFVLQRCIELLVVSPERVLQSRDVSHLGRSSLWHILTHPRLCVSSETIIFNAVINWGTENMDTESNASPVSQDVEEEHGNYLELANPGQDREQLGSGVASGAEGFVLKLFNRRLRQTVEEFLPLVRFLNMTLHEMVTCVFPSGILTGDESVALVLNLKGKHSALPYFVSQTTVGKRESSMKTTVLSSLNSAYGSSTQFTFHNQVTVNLLRNFMTTRTVSLVKISAICTVSLQEGVVNIWNSANEIVGRGTWQGTSCSFRRPVRLLPTKAYTISLTLRDAMSSTGANNVVSVTHQGTGFSGQTLCNGKIVIDYYLTDDDTRRSM
- the LOC123746460 gene encoding BTB/POZ domain-containing protein 2 isoform X1, which produces MLLASPGAVVTRMAEASQAVVTRMAEASHHSNGQPWQCRLGTNRDRISLLLTTGNLSDVTLVFSNNTHIKAHRLILAMGSPVLEAMMYGPLATHGDLALNADPFEVFIFLLNYLYLDEINLPDLDMAMRVYHLAHKYQVDTLSEACSKYLVDEVQPETVPRIFDTAMLLEDNFVLQRCIELLVVSPERVLQSRDVSHLGRSSLWHILTHPRLCVSSETIIFNAVINWGTENMDTESNASPVSQDVEEEHGNYLELANPGQDREQLGSGVASGAEGFVLKLFNRRLRQTVEEFLPLVRFLNMTLHEMVTCVFPSGILTGDESVALVLNLKGKHSALPYFVSQTTVGKRESSMKTTVLSSLNSAYGSSTQFTFHNQVTVNLLRNFMTTRTVSLVKISAICTVSLQEGVVNIWNSANEIVGRGTWQGTSCSFRRPVRLLPTKAYTISLTLRDAMSSTGANNVVSVTHQGTGFSGQTLCNGKIVIDYYLTDDDTRRSM
- the LOC123746460 gene encoding BTB/POZ domain-containing protein 2 isoform X3, which gives rise to MLLASPGAHRLILAMGSPVLEAMMYGPLATHGDLALNADPFEVFIFLLNYLYLDEINLPDLDMAMRVYHLAHKYQVDTLSEACSKYLVDEVQPETVPRIFDTAMLLEDNFVLQRCIELLVVSPERVLQSRDVSHLGRSSLWHILTHPRLCVSSETIIFNAVINWGTENMDTESNASPVSQDVEEEHGNYLELANPGQDREQLGSGVASGAEGFVLKLFNRRLRQTVEEFLPLVRFLNMTLHEMVTCVFPSGILTGDESVALVLNLKGKHSALPYFVSQTTVGKRESSMKTTVLSSLNSAYGSSTQFTFHNQVTVNLLRNFMTTRTVSLVKISAICTVSLQEGVVNIWNSANEIVGRGTWQGTSCSFRRPVRLLPTKAYTISLTLRDAMSSTGANNVVSVTHQGTGFSGQTLCNGKIVIDYYLTDDDTRRSM